In Chanodichthys erythropterus isolate Z2021 chromosome 9, ASM2448905v1, whole genome shotgun sequence, a genomic segment contains:
- the si:ch211-150o23.3 gene encoding uncharacterized protein si:ch211-150o23.3, with amino-acid sequence MSRILLGLVMLGCNVAVEDVHAFDNPITRLVNDRQGERCSGRVEVHHGHQWGTVCQHGWDLEDAAVVCRELNCGFVLDIPSGARFGRAGGEVLWRDVKCSGDEFALDLCERTLNDDVCTHSEDAGVECTGKLPAPTLSIQSRFYAYSTGEAVHFKCTAPYWQSVIDFHLYKRGVDTPLVTQRADPRQMMVDLTLSDLEISHQGSYSCLYRIHSKLGNSPSGNSPHSNFINITVLEIHTPQIWYNTSPEARPGWVTRGHGFNVSCSTQPQYPGGSFQLRLIRPNGTVRHSLPALAPSVTFTFSNAQSNNEGYYCCLYKVQTGERTFISRESQPLPISIREVDPVMSPVVISLLVSGLTFVVATCAILIVAKVYCKRVRKPTELERESRTCVDNTYIALTIK; translated from the exons ATGTCGAGGATTCTCCTGGGTCTGGTTATGCTTG GATGCAATGTTGCTGTCGAAGATGTCCATGCCTTTG ACAACCCGATCACCAGACTTGTGAATGACAGACAGGGTGAACGATGTTCGGGGCGAGTGGAGGTGCATCATGGGCATCAGTGGGGCACCGTGTGCCAGCATGGTTGGGATCTGGAGGATGCTGCAGTGGTTTGCCGAGAGCTCAACTGCGGCTTCGTGTTGGACATTCCGAGTGGCGCTCGTTTCGGGCGGGCCGGCGGAGAGGTGCTGTGGAGGGATGTGAAATGCTCGGGCGATGAGTTTGCCCTGGATCTCTGTGAACGTACCCTCAATGATGATGTGTGTACACACAGTGAGGATGCTGGAGTGGAGTGTACAG GAAAACTTCCAGCGCCCACCTTGTCAATTCAGTCACGCTTCTATGCTTACTCGACCGGAGAAGCCGTTCACTTCAAATGCACTGCCCCGTACTGGCAGTCTGTCATTGACTTCCATCTGTACAAAAGAGGTGTAGACACGCCACTAGTGACCCAGCGAGCCGATCCCAGACAAATGATGGTGGATCTGACTCTGTCAGACCTGGAAATCTCCCACCAGGGCAGCTACAGCTGTCTGTACAGGATACACAGCAAACTGGGAAACTCTCCCTCAGGAAATTCTCCACACAGCAACTTCATCAACATCACAGTCT TGGAGATTCATACTCCCCAAATCTGGTACAACACGTCTCCTGAGGCCCGGCCAGGTTGGGTCACCCGGGGCCACGGTTTCAATGTCAGCTGTTCCACTCAGCCTCAGTATCCAGGAGGTTCCTTTCAGCTGCGGCTCATCAGGCCCAACGGGACCGTCCGGCACTCTCTGCCAGCCCTCGCTCCCTCTGTCACCTTCACCTTCTCCAATGCCCAGTCCAATAATGAGGGCTACTACTGCTGTCTCTACAAGGTCCAGACCGGAGAGCGCACATTTATCTCGAGGGAGAGTCAGCCTTTACCCATCTCTATTCGAG AAGTTGATCCGGTGATGAGCCCAGTGGTCATCAGTTTGCTGGTATCCGGTTTGACATTTGTGGTGGCAACATGTGCCATTCTGATTGTTGCCAAAGTGTACTGCAAGAGAGTGAGGAAACCCACTGAACTGGAGCGAGAGAGCAGGACCT gTGTTGACAACACATACATTGCCTTGACAATCAAGTAA